Proteins from one Coregonus clupeaformis isolate EN_2021a chromosome 29, ASM2061545v1, whole genome shotgun sequence genomic window:
- the LOC123482213 gene encoding vegetative cell wall protein gp1-like, with protein sequence MWTENKDKPCDIGVTPSQPLSALPSPANPIPANPSAANPSPAHLSPFHLCPSLSSPSQPLSALPSPSQPSQPQPSQPQRSQPQPSPSQPILAPHPSPSQPIPIHPTPAPPGPSQPIPPPPSPANTSIAHCFPFPV encoded by the exons ATGTGGACAGAGAACAAGGACAAGCCATGTGATATTGGTGTCAC CCCCTCCCAGCCCCTTTCAGCCCTTCCCAGCCCAGCCAACCCCATCCCAGCCAACCCCAGCGCAGCCAACCCCAGCCCAGCCCATCTCAGCCCATTCCATCTCTGTCCATCCCTTTCCAGCCCCTCCCAGCCCCTTTCAGCCCTTCCCAGCCCCTCCCAGCCCAGCCAACCCCAGCCCAGCCAACCCCAGCGCAGCCAACCACAGCCCAGCCCATCTCAGCCCATCCTAGCCCCTCATCCCAGCCCCTCCCAGCCCATCCCAATCCATCCCACCCCAGCCCCTCCCGGCCCCTCCCAGCCCATCCCACCTCCTCCCAGCCCAGCCAACACCAGCATAGCCCACTGCTTTCCTTTCCCTGTCTAG